In Helianthus annuus cultivar XRQ/B chromosome 8, HanXRQr2.0-SUNRISE, whole genome shotgun sequence, a single genomic region encodes these proteins:
- the LOC110869493 gene encoding protein SRC2: protein MEYKTLDLTLVSAKGLTKAGKLSIYAVASISDSRTVISKVQKFKTPIHKEGGSDPTWNFPMKFTLNKAASLQNRLTLVVKIKGARMLVDKNLGEVRVPIKELLEGVDPEGKTTQNVSYHMIGRDGEVKGVVSFSYKFGEKSSSSGKGVRSSSAYAQPCAADGHSSSSNGFGTSFIGGLLISDVANNAGCGGVRRVNSFPTFSKRVFRSRVLAPLVR, encoded by the coding sequence ATGGAGTACAAAACCCTAGACCTCACACTCGTCTCCGCAAAGGGTTTAACAAAGGCCGGCAAACTGAGTATTTACGCCGTTGCATCCATCTCCGACTCCCGCACAGTGATCAGCAAGGTTCAAAAGTTCAAAACCCCGATTCACAAAGAAGGTGGTTCGGACCCCACGTGGAATTTCCCCATGAAGTTCACCCTTAACAAAGCCGCGAGCCTTCAGAACCGCCTGACCCTCGTGGTAAAGATCAAGGGCGCGAGAATGTTGGTTGATAAGAATTTGGGAGAAGTTCGTGTGCCGATCAAAGAGCTTCTTGAAGGCGTAGATCCCGAAGGGAAGACTACGCAGAATGTGAGTTATCATATGATAGGACGGGATGGTGAAGTGAAAGGTGTTGTAAGTTTTTCCTATAAATTTGGGGAAAAAAGTTCCTCGAGTGGTAAGGGTGTTAGATCCTCGTCGGCTTATGCTCAACCGTGTGCAGCGGATGGACATTCTAGCTCTAGTAATGGGTTTGGAACCAGTTTTATTGGTGGATTGTTGATCAGTGATGTTGCTAACAACGCTGGCTGCGGTGGTGTGAGACGTGTCAATTCTTTTCCTACGTTCTCCAAGCGTGTCTTCAGAAGTCGCGTCCTTGCACCTTTAGTTCGTTAA
- the LOC110869494 gene encoding protein SRC2-like: MDDYRTLNLTLISANGLTKAAKLHVYAVASISDSRAAITVQKFKTSVHKDGDSDPTWNFPMKFTVNEAAGLQNRLTLVVKIKVERMLVDKNLGEVRVPIKELLQGVYTQKFSIEPGVENVYTQKFLYENYIYNTTE, translated from the coding sequence ATGGATGACTACAGAACCCTAAACCTCACCCTCATCTCCGCAAACGGACTAACAAAGGCCGCCAAACTGCATGTTTACGCCGTCGCATCCATCTCCGACTCCCGCGCAGCGATCACCGTTCAAAAGTTCAAAACCTCGGTTCACAAAGACGGTGATTCAGACCCCACGTGGAATTTCCCCATGAAGTTCACCGTTAATGAAGCTGCGGGCCTTCAGAACCGCCTGACGCTCGTCGTGAAGATCAAGGTTGAGAGAATGTTGGTGGATAAGAACCTGGGAGAAGTTCGTGTGCCGATCAAAGAGCTTCTTCAAggcgtatatacccaaaaattttctatagaaccgggggtcgaaaacgtatatacccaaaaatttctatacgaaaactacatatataacactactgagtgA